The proteins below are encoded in one region of bacterium:
- a CDS encoding radical SAM protein, whose amino-acid sequence MQIHPTFNHRQLYRLPWSLPDNAISWLEPTSACNLACEGCYRENVAKSHKSLEIIRREVETFRALRNSDGISIAGGDPLMHPEIVAIVRMIAELGFKPVINTNGGMLTPELLRELKAAGAVGFTFHIDSKQGRPKWKNKNEVELNELRLFYAEMLAEVGGLSCAFNSTVYEDTLAHTPELVEWAAQHIDIVHVMVFILFRAAVPQLPFEWYAGGRRIDLGVLAYSETKARKIDLKSTEVVAEIRKRFPEFTPCAYLNGTEKPDSFKWLLSGRLGSQGKIYGYVGPKFMETIQTMHHLTQGRYLAYTKPAHTNLGRAMLLLALIDRGVRSAAGHYLGAVLSNPLRLFKGLHYQSIMIIQPVDFLPNGLQNMCDGCPDMTLWNGELVWSCRMEELKHFGCWVRSVPCASA is encoded by the coding sequence ATGCAAATTCATCCCACTTTCAATCATCGCCAGTTGTACCGTCTGCCCTGGTCGCTGCCCGACAATGCCATTTCCTGGCTCGAGCCGACTTCGGCTTGCAACCTGGCGTGCGAGGGCTGCTACCGCGAGAACGTTGCCAAGAGCCACAAGTCTCTGGAGATCATCCGGCGGGAAGTGGAAACATTCCGCGCGCTGCGCAATTCTGATGGCATCTCGATTGCCGGCGGTGATCCGCTCATGCATCCGGAGATCGTGGCGATCGTGCGGATGATCGCGGAGCTGGGTTTCAAGCCGGTGATCAACACCAACGGCGGCATGCTCACGCCCGAGCTGTTGCGCGAGCTGAAGGCCGCCGGCGCAGTTGGCTTCACTTTTCATATCGACAGCAAGCAGGGCCGGCCGAAATGGAAGAACAAGAACGAGGTCGAGTTGAACGAATTGCGGCTGTTCTATGCCGAGATGCTGGCAGAGGTCGGCGGCCTGTCGTGCGCTTTCAATTCGACGGTGTATGAAGACACGCTGGCTCATACGCCGGAGCTGGTCGAGTGGGCCGCCCAACACATCGACATCGTGCACGTGATGGTGTTCATTCTGTTTCGCGCCGCGGTGCCCCAGCTTCCGTTCGAGTGGTATGCCGGTGGGCGAAGAATCGATTTGGGCGTGCTGGCCTACTCGGAGACGAAGGCGCGCAAGATCGATCTGAAATCAACGGAGGTCGTCGCCGAGATCCGGAAGCGCTTTCCCGAGTTCACGCCTTGCGCCTATTTGAATGGAACGGAAAAGCCAGATTCCTTCAAATGGCTGCTCAGCGGCCGCCTGGGTTCGCAGGGAAAAATCTACGGCTACGTCGGCCCCAAATTCATGGAAACGATTCAGACGATGCATCACCTGACCCAGGGCCGCTATCTCGCCTACACCAAACCGGCGCACACCAACTTGGGCCGGGCGATGCTGCTGCTCGCGCTGATCGACCGTGGCGTGCGCAGTGCGGCCGGCCATTATCTCGGCGCGGTACTCAGCAATCCGCTGCGGCTGTTCAAGGGCTTGCACTATCAATCCATCATGATCATCCAGCCGGTGGATTTTCTGCCCAACGGTTTGCAGAACATGTGCGACGGCTGCCCGGACATGACTTTGTGGAACGGCGAGTTGGTCTGGTCCTGCCGCATGGAAGAGTTGAAACACTTCGGCTGCTGGGTGCGCTCTGTGCCGTGCGCCAGCGCATGA
- a CDS encoding S9 family peptidase has product MKKLVLISLCLFLAGPALAQKRAFTIADLYKIKDVSDPQFSPDGRHIAFVLTTHNLQKGKSNAEIYVIDADGTNLKQMTNNPATDNHPRWSPDGKSILFVSTRSNGSQAWLIAVEGGEARQLTNISTGVGDPLWLPEGQHLIFASDVYPECGANDDCNSKIDKAASAGPLQAYLADKLLYRHWTSWKEGRRSHIFSFNIGNAALIDLTPGDYDAPAFSLGETGFAVSPEGKELCFVSNRDEYQAESTNKDLWLVPTAGGTAVNLTAENEAYDGSPAYSPDGRYLAYRFQTTPGYEADRFRIGLYDRATKQKTVLTEAFDNWVNEIIWAPDSKSIYFTADVQGHVPLYKVEVSSKRIDLVIDAKTIDGFSIAPDGKAVTLVRRSVGEPREVWRVAAGKLSRLTMFNQTLADSVDLRPAEERWIASPTGRKIHTFIVKPHNFDPAKKYPLILNVHGGPQQQWADAFRGDWQVYPGAGYIVAFSNPHGSTGYGQAFTAAISKDWGGKVYEDVMAVADSLAKISWVDANRMGAMGWSYGGYMMMWLAGHTDRFQALAAMMGVYNLTAMHGATEELWFPEWDLGGAPWESELYQKWSPNQFVKNFKTPCLVITGERDYRVPYTQSLEFFTDLQRRRVPSRLIVFKNDGHWPSHVKSMPFYYNAHLDWFHQYLGGPPAPYDMKKMIRNQAWE; this is encoded by the coding sequence ATGAAGAAGCTGGTTTTGATCTCACTGTGCCTGTTCCTGGCGGGGCCGGCCTTGGCGCAGAAGCGCGCTTTCACCATAGCCGATCTGTACAAGATCAAGGACGTTTCCGACCCGCAGTTCTCGCCGGACGGCCGGCACATTGCTTTCGTGCTGACCACACACAATCTCCAAAAGGGAAAATCCAATGCGGAGATATATGTCATCGACGCCGATGGCACGAATCTCAAACAAATGACGAACAACCCCGCGACCGACAATCATCCGCGCTGGTCGCCGGATGGCAAGTCGATTCTTTTCGTTTCCACGAGAAGCAACGGCAGCCAGGCGTGGCTGATTGCAGTGGAGGGCGGCGAGGCGCGCCAACTCACGAACATTTCCACCGGCGTGGGCGATCCCCTTTGGCTGCCCGAGGGCCAGCATCTCATTTTCGCCAGCGACGTCTATCCGGAATGCGGGGCGAATGATGATTGCAACAGCAAGATCGACAAAGCCGCGAGCGCGGGGCCGCTGCAAGCGTACCTGGCCGACAAGCTGCTCTATCGCCACTGGACGAGCTGGAAGGAAGGCAGGCGCTCGCACATTTTTTCGTTCAATATCGGCAACGCCGCGCTGATCGATTTGACGCCCGGCGACTACGATGCGCCGGCATTCTCATTGGGCGAAACCGGCTTCGCCGTTTCGCCGGAGGGGAAAGAGCTTTGTTTCGTGTCGAATCGTGACGAGTATCAAGCCGAGTCCACCAACAAAGACCTGTGGCTGGTTCCCACCGCGGGCGGCACGGCGGTGAACCTCACCGCTGAGAACGAAGCGTACGACGGCTCTCCCGCCTATTCGCCGGATGGCCGTTATCTCGCCTACCGCTTTCAAACGACGCCGGGTTATGAGGCCGACCGTTTCCGCATTGGCCTCTACGATCGCGCCACCAAACAGAAAACCGTGCTCACCGAGGCATTTGACAACTGGGTGAATGAGATTATCTGGGCGCCGGATTCCAAAAGCATCTATTTCACCGCCGACGTGCAGGGGCATGTGCCGCTTTACAAAGTCGAGGTGAGCAGCAAGCGCATCGATCTGGTTATCGATGCCAAAACGATTGATGGCTTCTCGATTGCACCGGATGGCAAAGCGGTGACGTTGGTGCGGCGTTCGGTCGGTGAGCCGCGCGAGGTGTGGCGGGTCGCCGCGGGCAAACTCAGCCGCCTGACGATGTTCAATCAGACGCTGGCGGACAGCGTCGACCTCCGGCCCGCGGAAGAGAGGTGGATCGCGTCGCCGACCGGCCGGAAGATTCACACTTTCATCGTGAAGCCGCACAATTTTGATCCGGCGAAAAAGTATCCGCTCATCTTGAATGTGCACGGCGGGCCGCAGCAGCAATGGGCCGATGCGTTTCGCGGCGACTGGCAAGTGTATCCCGGCGCCGGTTACATCGTGGCTTTTTCGAATCCGCATGGCTCCACCGGTTACGGCCAGGCGTTCACCGCGGCAATTTCGAAAGACTGGGGCGGGAAGGTCTACGAGGATGTCATGGCGGTGGCCGATTCACTGGCAAAAATCTCGTGGGTCGATGCGAACCGCATGGGCGCGATGGGCTGGTCGTATGGCGGCTACATGATGATGTGGCTCGCGGGACATACCGATCGCTTCCAAGCGCTGGCGGCCATGATGGGCGTCTACAATCTCACGGCGATGCACGGCGCCACCGAGGAGTTGTGGTTTCCGGAATGGGATTTGGGCGGCGCGCCGTGGGAGTCCGAGCTTTATCAGAAATGGTCGCCCAATCAATTTGTGAAAAATTTCAAAACACCGTGTTTGGTGATCACCGGCGAGCGCGACTACCGCGTGCCCTATACGCAGAGTTTGGAATTCTTCACCGATCTGCAACGCAGGCGCGTGCCCTCGCGCTTGATCGTGTTCAAGAACGACGGTCACTGGCCGAGCCATGTCAAATCGATGCCGTTCTATTACAATGCGCATCTCGACTGGTTTCACCAGTACCTCGGCGGGCCGCCCGCGCCGTACGATATGAAGAAGATGATTCGCAATCAGGCGTGGGAGTGA